From the genome of Mastacembelus armatus chromosome 5, fMasArm1.2, whole genome shotgun sequence:
ttttctttgttttgatatCTCTGGGCAATTTGCCTTCCcccttttttatttcagttatgTATTCCATATTTTATAATTCTCAAATGCATGAGGTTGAACCCCTGCAGAGCATgaggctgctgttttcttctgcCTCTTACTTTAGTTCCTAATTTCTCTGAGAATCATGCTGTGCGTTTTTCTCTTTAGTAACACTCCAGTGTGTAATATACAGTAACTGATACCAATACTGAATACATAATCTCCCCATCCAGATATTAATCTCACTAGTTGTTCTTGAGGAAAAGAAATCTTTCCAAGCTGCTTGTTATTTCAGTCCAGTTACATTCAGACCCAGGCGTTATTCATCCTCAAGAGCGAGTTTCAGTGAGGTCAGAGGTTATTGACATAGCAACCAACCCTGCATGACAAATCCTAAGGCTGCATCACTGACTGAAATTAAGATGAAGGCCAGCTCTGCTCTCTTTATGCGCGTGAAGGTTTCACAGACAGAATCACAGTGATTTGTAGaataaggaaaaaaatgtctgaagaaataaaaccaaaaatacagAACACCACATTTGCAGACCAGACAGAATCTATGGGTTTTTAGGGTGAtcttctgttttatctttaaTGTAGCATTAAGGGAGTGGTCCATTAACTCAAACTTACCTGACTGTTCTTCTCCCCTTCCATCACATCGTGTTTCCTTCGTGTGAGCTACAggtgcctggttgggacaaacctacaaaaaaaaaaaaacagcctctAGAGCAAAGTTAGTGTTAACTTACTCATCAGCAAATCCTGGCTCTATGGCAGCATAACAGTGGCATCATGGCAAGTAAGAAGGTTGACAGTGCTAAAATAACTGGTGATCCAATAGAACAATCTGGTTGCAGCTCATGTGACACAAAGAGCTAATGTTCAACAAAGTTCTAATTCTtcacaaatcaaaatgaattcAACATCAAGGTGAAATCCTGCTAAAATGCTAACACGTTAGCTTCAGATACTAATGCATGCAGAAAGAAGAGTGCCACATCTGAACCTGAGCCCTTTGGCTGCTTATAATgctctgtaaaattaaaaaaaaaaaagttgctaaCCCTGGTTTTTTCTCTTTCGACACCATAATTCTTCTGTGCTAAACAACACACCTCTCCAGTCTGGCAGGCACTGCTTTGATATTTGTCAATATTTAGAAGCAAGTGAATATATAGTGTAGATTTTTCAAGGGTTAATGTGATGCCTTGAGCATCCTTGAGTTAGTTGCATATCATTCTAAATAGTAGCTTTAGTGTGAAAACCTACACTGCACAGAGCACATCTACTGTATAGTAAATTCGGTGCAGTGGAAAATTCTAATCATTGTAACTGTTCTGCTCTTGTAGCTCCACATCACAGCAGCAAATGGCTATGTGCaggctgcagagctgctgctggaggggGGAGCTCGCATGGACCTGAGAGATTCAGATGGATGGCAGCCTCTTCATGCTGCAGCATGCTGGGGTCAGGTAAGGTAAACACAACAGAAAGCAGGAAACGGATAAATACGCACACGCGGGTTTTTGAAACCACTAACATAATTTGCTACTGTTGTTTCAGATGCATGTGGCAGAGCTGTTGGTGTCACATGGAGCCAGTCTCAATGCCAAGACCTTCCTAGACGAGACTCCCATTGGTATATTTATACTTCAACTCTCTGATCAATACACCTGGTGAAAACAAGAGTGTCATCTCAGCATGATCTCACTCTCCCTGCTTGTTCAGTCAATGCCAGTTTTACACGAAGGGTTAATTCCCAATTAGTGCTCATTTAGATCCTCCCAAATGGAAAACTAAGGCAGTCCCCAGGAAATGCAATGATTGCTATTTCCTGGGTATTACACAAattaacacatttataaatactattttccatttctgctaagATCACGCTAAATATGACAACATAACCTTTAAGAACAACATCtagatgcatttgttttataatgcaggttttgtgtttttcatttgtgtgtttttagcaaAGCACAGCAAATAGTTTTGTGATTTATTCAAATGGAGCTGATATATCCTGTTACGTCTCAATATCTTTTTTTAAGACCTGTGTGAGGATGAGGAGTTCAGAGCCATCCTGCTGgatctgaaacacaaacacgaCATTATCATGAAGTCACAGCTCAAACACAAGACATCACTATGTAGGCGAACGTCCAGTGCAGGCAGCCGTGGGTAAGtgctgacatctgctggtcTTATAAGTGTCACTACAAATGGTGTTTGTCACGGTATATTTTTAGTATCACCTTTGGAAAAAGACATGGGAGATGAACGGATCCCTTGATTTCACAGTGAAATGAATAACACACATTCTACAAATGAgtgtaattacatttaattaagtTCAGAAAggactgtatttacatttagtggaatgtttcatttattatttctttactCCAGTGTGATCTCTACCTGTGCCTACAGAAAAGTGGTGCGGCGAGCCAGCCTGTCTGACAGACACAACTTGTGCCGTAAAGAGTATGAGACAGAAGCTATTGTttggaggggagggagggaggaggaggatgagaaagagaaagagtcTGACCAGGAGAATAACCAAGTGATTAATGTAAGTCTTCCgatttatacttttatactagtgggttttttttttttaagaaggaGGTCAACTTGTAgttacatatttacattcattaaaaatgtttctatttttagcTGCATGTCTCATTTGCTGGTACAGTTTCCACTTCCTGCACATAAGTTCTTCAAAAGCTAAGATTCGAAGCCATTTGCAGAACATATAATATCTGGAAAACAATTTCTCCCACTTATCTGCATGTGTCAAATGTCAGACTTGGTGAAGGTGTCTCAGATTTAAAGAACACAAATTTCCACCAACACTCAGGAAGAGTCACACAGGAAGAGACCCACAATGGAAAAAAGCTGCAATACAATCCTCCAAAACAGTACACAACTATGCAGCACAGTCACAGTGTCTCAAGTGTTGAGTTCTATAGTTCATTTTCCACTACTAGACCAAAATTGCCCTTTGCCCTTATTATGCAGTTGCTACCATTAGCCTTGTTTAGTTTCAATATAATGACTGCAACAATGTAAGGCACATTATCTCCAGATTACCAAAAGGTTTTCAGAGAAATGTAGGAAACCACGATGAACAGGCAGGTTGAGACAGGttgtggaaaaacacaaacaatttcagctttttatgtatttaattatCTACAATAAAGAGGGATTAAAGTAATCCCTATTGATGTTGTGCAGGTCAAGCCAGTTGGAGTTGTGGATCTGGCAGACCAGCCCAAGCTGCCCACCATCCTCAAAGATGGCAGCAGTAAACAGAATGGCCTCATCTCCACGACAACATCCATGCCGCCACAGCCGCCCTCCAATGGCAATATGCCATCATCCGATAAGGGCGGCACTGTCACCACCCAGCCCACCCAGGAGGAAGCCTGGCCAAAAGAGCGTGCTCAGACTCTGTCAGAGCTCAAGAAACAGAGGGCCGCCGCCAAATTGTTGAATCATCCCTTGTTCAACGGTCACCTAGGTAACGGCTCCACAGACTCCTTCACGGATGCCAAAACCAACTCCGAGGACCCCCGCATGCCACTGGTCTCCTCAAATGGCAGTGCTGTTTACTACACACCAGCCAGCGGCGACCCACCCCTCCTCAAGCTGAAACAGCCGATAGAGGAAGAGCAGCCGAAGGCACGGACCTGCTGCTGCGTATCATAGTGCTGTAGTGGTGTGTAGTGTTTGCACAAAGAAGGATAAAACCAAGGAATGTGctgaaggagggaggaaaaaggaaTTGTCCTGTCCCTTTACACCATCTTCCTCCCCTTCTTTGAAATTTCTTCCAGAGAAGACGGGTGGCCTGAAAAGGGTCTAGAAACTTTTCCATTTGCCTCCCTGTCATGCGAGGTCTGCTACAAGTGGAGAAAccttttcagctgcagcagagaagaggagagggactGAGCAGAGCCACCGTTTTCCTCACTCGGATTAAAATTCCTTTTCATACCTGGAGTCTGTTCACAAGACATGCCAAGTGTATAGAAAGAGGGCAAGAAGCTGTGTGCACATTTAAGAATGAAAATGTAGATGGCTCTTTTGGTTTTTCCGCAAGGATCACAGGTGAAGATGGAAGAGCTACAAATGGATAGTTGGCGTGTAAACAAACATTTCCGTCATCAAACCACAATGTTCTGGTTTTATGCGgtaattattttcaaaatgcaaaGGAAGGCCATCACACAGCgatctgaatgcactgtattaAATCATGTTGTACTATACAACATGTCTAACAGCTGAACGTAGCAAAAAGAGATTAGACATCTCTTCTGAAGTCCCTATGGTGAAATGTTGCCTGCATAGGTAAAGGGAAGGAATGCCATAAAACAGTGTTTCAAATCTTCAGGAAGAATACTTCCACGAGAGGTAACAGGAAAGAGCATAATGCTGCACTAGTGTTTGACTGTCACTATATTCCGTCAGCTGCACTTCCCCTCACCGTCCTTTCACATCCCACCTAAACTGACAGGTCACGCACCGTTTTATGCATAATCCACTTTCTGCTCACTCATAGATAATTTAACCAAATGGTCGGaaattactgtacatttctttatttatgaaattaatgtaatgtgtaaaaacacaaacaaacaaaaaaacaaacaaaaaaaaaaactctggaTCCTAAAGTTGAGTGTATTTATTGCTTGGATGCTGTGTGGAGAATGTGAATGCAATATAAGATGAGCTGGAGAATCTTTCAGCAAAGCACCTTTCTGACATGAAAAATCAAACTGATTCACGTGAAGTAAGCGTTACTGTCTGCTATATGTacacaatattaaaaacacaaataagccATCCTAGTGGGATTGATTCATATTTGTGTCACTACAAATAACAGTGTTATTTGTTTGCtcggttgtttttttttttgttttgttttgttttgtttttttcctggtgGCCATTGTGTGGCTTTATCGTCTCTCAGTCCTTGTATTTATCTTATTAAcagaaactgtaaatgttatGTAAATGATTTTTCTGAAGATACACGTGGACTCTATGCTTGccgcagttgtttttttttttttgtttgttttttttttttaaacattcatcTAGGGTTGGATGTGGTATGTGGCGAGCTGATACTGTTATGTCAGGTTTCCTTTAATGCATCATGGGTCCAACACCAAATATATATCCCATGTCAGctcaaaaacaagaaacagaaaagtttgacattttggaaaaaaaaacatgtatatttgcttttttgccAAGAGTTGAATGGGAAAATTTATGCCACTCTCATATCTGTGCAATAAACgtagcttagtttagcataaagactggaatcAGAGGAAAGAGGGCAAGAAGCTGTGTGCACGTTTGGCCAGAAACCACCTACCAGCACCCCTAAAACTCACTAATCAACACATTACATGTTTGCTTGGTCTGTACAAAAAAGCAGTGTCTCGGATATCTACCAGACTTATCCTTGGAAACCAGCAGAGACCCCAGAATGTTACAGGCCAAGAACAACACTGGTAAAACCACAAAGTGTCCTCTCTGCACCTTTTTGTGAACAGACTAAAAAAAGATACAGCATGTTAATCAGTAAGCATTATAGGTGCTGCTATGCAGGATTAATTACCATTCTACAGAGATAAGCTTGTTGTTTCCTGTCTATGCTAACAGGCTGCTGGCTCCAGCTTTCATGTTGAACTGACAAATATGGGAATGGTATTGGCCTCTTCATTTACCTCTCAGCAAAAAAAGTGAATCGCTTCTTTCCGAaacaatttaattaaataacagCTTCTTTTCTGAGTGCCAAAGTGTCTTCCGTAATTAAAAGAACAAAGCTTTCTAACTGTTACAGGTTTGTTTGTTCCTAATCGCCACGTCTTTCAAACGTGATTATCCAGAATCCCACTACCATTTTCTCCACAGAATAGAAACTGTACAGTGTCAAATATTTGTACAGATGAATTTGTAAATATGTTTGTATTAGTATCCCCCGTATACGTCCCCATGAACTGCATTCTTAGGAACATagaggaaaaatattttgattgtCAATGGGGAAATTTGAAAGTGTGACAGGAGTGTTATAGCACTCTTAGCCCGGTCTAAAATCTGGCTGGAAAGTTGAGTGCACCCCGATGTCACTGTCATAAATAGTGTTTCCTTCCTGCTGTTCAGTGGCCAGGGAGGTGGAATTTTTCTGTAAAGGCCGGTGTTTAGTGTTACACTCACATAGGaaaccagtttgtttttcaaCTCAACTGAGGAAGCACAAACCCCTCAAAGAGATTCCTATTTCCTCTATTTTTGGTTACTTCTTTTTTTGTCCAGGGCAGTGACATAATCTTATGAATCAGCTAAACTCCACTGAACTCATTCCAGTTCACATCCATTCAAAGACTCTACGATCAACTCTAAATTTCAGATTTGCTTCCTTGGTAATAACATTCAATCCTACTGTATTGTAGTTCTCTACTATGACCTGGTGAATCGCCTGTTTAAAAAGCAACCTGTGTTCTCGTGGTCTATAAGTCCAGACTTGTGTTTGACTGCAAGCCTCACTGTCTAGAAGGATAAGAttataaagaagaaaaactactGATTTTGTAATTCCTGGAATATATTGATGGTTGCATTAacatattttgaataaattgtATATTTTGAGAATTTTATATGGTCTTGTCTGCATTAGTAAAGCATTTTGTGTTATACGATGAAAACAATGGATCTCTCATAAGTTTAACTGGAATGTAACCTGCAGGCCTGGGAAGAAATTTCATTGATTTAAGTTATCTGATCTACATCAGACATATCCTGAAATGTGGATTGCTTGTATAGGAAATGTAATACCTCTCCGTATTGCTTGTCTTGGACGCAAGccatcaaacacagaaaagtgaGAATTTATTATGCTATATAGTGATGATAATAAAACATCACAGGCACACAAAGgccaaacatgaaaaacactgcaATCCAGAGTGGATACAATgcaattctgtttttcatgccATTGTATTAGTACACATAATACACTTTCTGACTTTTATGGATTGGATGGCTTTCTGACACATTTGGATAtttctttttccccttttccacatttttagTGAgcatgtttataaaaaaaaaaaaaaaaaaaaaaaaaagcgtatACTTCCAATTGATCTCAAAAACTTAACTGCTGAGGTCGTGGAAACATATTGAATGCAGTTTATGTTTGCAGGCCATGTGAAGGTTACTAACAAGTTATTTCACCCTGAAATGTCTGCTTTCTCCACCCTCCCCCTACTCCTCATCTCTGTTCTGTGACAGGCAGAGGCTGGACTGTCCTTTACCACGCAGCTGTCAGGGTCTTGGCCCAGCTTCAGCTGCTTCTTTcaacaattttctgttttttccttctgtctttctaaacttcctttcattcattcttctctgtctcttttattgctgtttattttaggGGAGTAATTTGTTGGCACAGATATAATTGTCTGTCTTTTAAAGAGAAACTTTATGTACATTATGCTGTCGTAAAACACCACCTACCCGCTAATATGTGAGCTCAGGGATTTGAGAAACTAACCACTTGTACAAACATTGAACAATTTGTCAAACATCAGAGTTACAATCCTTGATGTGTTCTGAGCAAAGGTTATTAGAAATAACCCTTTCATCTGAAGCTCCATCTGGGCACAGTCAGTATGTCTAAGGcatacagacagagaggaggacaaTGGTGCTGAAAACACATGATCCACACTGCATTAACCTCCTCTTCGTGGCCTGGCTGTGCTATTGTGCCTGAGCTATACTGACTCCAGGCCAGCTGGCTCTAGTCCCAGTCCTTCAGTCCTCTTCACTGAAGGGTGAAGTGGATCAGTGCCAGAAAGAGCACACACTGACCAAACTGCTAGATACATAAGTGGAGGGACGCTGAAGGAAGGCACTCAGGCAAAGGATGAAGAAGGAAAAATTAATAAATGCTAGGAGCTGCTTTGCCACTGGTCACACAGTGGAAGAAGAGACATTTGCAGCGATGAGAGAAAGACAGCATTTAAATGAAGGGTAGCTGCAAGGCCCGGGCTGGGAGGAAGCCCCAGCTATTGACCATCCTGCCAATTTGTTAGTAGACAGATAGAACAGTTGCACAAAAAGATGGATGGAGGAATGGCTCAGTGGGTCAGAACCCCAGCCCAGTTCCCAGGATCTGTTGGACTTAAGAGGGTTTTTAAACctgaatttaagaaaatgtctgTTGGACTGATAATAAAAGTGTATTTACTGAGGGCTTTAGACTCAGATACCAAAGTTAGTAACTCACTCTCAGAAATGAAACAGCATTTCAGGCCAACTACTGACATTTTGATCCAACAGCTGGGTGATATGGTTTAAGTCTCTATCACAGTATTAGCTATTGGAGGCATGGCTTTAGGGATGGAAATGTCACATTAGTCCAGACTAAGATATCTGAacaaataatggatggattgcaATTAAATTAAGCATGTTCCCTACAGGATGACTTTTCATTAATTTGCTGATcctttgactttttctttttttctccacaaagCTGACATTTGGTGTCTTCTACTACCACCGTGATTAGGTctaaattttaatttgtccaaTACAAAACTAAtaacattcccatcagcctcagctgcactTTATGTTTACTGAAAACATGCTAATATGCGAAGCATCAGCATGTTCCCACTGTTACTGTTGGCATTTCAGGATGCCAAAATCAGCATTCATGGTAGCTCATAGCCCCACTTTGCCAAGTACAGCCTTGCAGATCCGCTAACACGTCAGTGGATGTTCATGCTGAAATTGATACATCATTAAATAATGCATGTAGGCAAGGCTAGCCCAAGTGAATAAGAGTCATGAAGTCTAGTGAAGCAGCTCAGTAAAGCCAGGtacacagaaaaatgtgtctAGTTTGTCAATACTGGCCAGGCCAAGTTTAGCTGTGGCATCAAAACCTAAGTGAAGCAAGACATGACTtgttctataaaaaaaaaaaagttagtcaTGCTTTAAATAAAGAAGGAAATGTTGTAGTCCAAAACCTTATTGAGTAGTTTCCAAAATGTCTCAAGAAAACTGCAACGCTTCTTTCCTTTAACAGTAAACTGCATGCAAATTGTCCAAAATAACCAGCTAACAGTGTGGTTTTCCTAGCATGTCCTGCAATGGTGctacagcacacacagtcaTATGCAATACGCAATGACCTGCAGTTACAACTCTGACAGCAAATCATTAATTGGAAATatgataaaacagaaatattaggCAATTTGAAATTTGAGGAAGGAAGTGAGGGTGATGAACAGTAACTTTGTGCATTTGCCATAACTTCACTTGGCAGTACTGTGGGAAGGGATTATGAAAACTGTCAGTAGATTGACAATGTGCTAACCACATCACACTGTTGTAAGAGCATTAAAGTGGAAGTTAAAACAAATCTAGAAGTTATAACTGGAGCAAAGCTGCATTTTCACTATAGGAAACAACCTAGTAAATCTAGTAAAGCTCAGTCAAAAATGGCCAGAATATGTTTAAAATCCAACGCAAACCAACTCAACATAACAATATACAGCCTTAAAAATGACCAGAAAGAGAAACTGATAAATCGCTGGCAGTCACAAGTCAGATCTAACATATAGAACACTTCAAACACTTCTCATTTTATCCACTGTGTGTCCTTGAACTTCAACTGCAATGATGAGTTCACTGCCCAACTGTATTTTGTGTCTCACACTGGACGTTTTAAAAAGCAGCGTCATCTTGAAAGATGAACCACCAAAGTAACATGCAGctaaatttatttcaaaaccaGTGTTATTGTGACTCTTATTGTGACTTTAGATCTCATGTGATGGGACTAAAAAAGCAGCCATGAACTAAGCAAAagcaggttgttttatttaatggaTTTTTGACATCTGAACAGACACATATTCAGTATTTCACCAGAGAAAACCTAAACTGTGTCTACAGAGACTATTACACTGTTACAAACAGAAAGCCATCTAAGAGCCACCACAACAAAATATATGGAAATTTAATGCAAAGTTATAAATTCTGATCTAACACATGATGATATGACCTttcacctttcagctgttacCATATACTGTAGAAAGTAGATGTGAGCCTCTAGCCTTATTTCTGCGTGGGAGGCAATATAAGTCAGACTTCACAGTTCACATCTCTCTTGCTCTCAGATATGGGAATGTCCCCTTTTAACATTTGCATTCAGTGCTGctgcaaataaatgtttcattgtcAACTCTCTAGGATATATCACCAACTCACAAACGTGCAGTGGGGGTTTGAAATCAACAGCCCCCATTTTGATTTGTAGCTTGGCTGAGGAAAGGTCAGAGGCTCTGTAGCTGCACTGACTGTTGGTCATTTTTCACAGCTTCCTGTCAGATCATCCCACCCTCTTTATCACACCCTCACAcctttctgtctccttttcacTTTGTGAGTGTTCATATATGTAATTTCCGGTTACGTCTATTTAAGGTGTAAAGATCACAGGAAAGAATGACTCTCTTACAGCATACACCCCAAAGCAGACCTTGTTTTTCATACAATACAACATTGACCATAGATGTGATTCAGCATTTTGTAACTTAACTTCCattctccaaaaaaaaaaaaaaaaaagtttttatatCTTGTGCTTTTCCACAACTTCCTTTTGGGGTTGGGGTTTTATTGACACTTCTATTTGGTTTTGCATAGGCATGCAAATTAACATGAAAAAGCTAGAGAAACACAAGAGAAATGGgaaacagaataataataaaaaaaactgtgggtTTCTCTAAAGCATAGCTGCCTTACTTTTTCTTTAAAGATGTGGTCAAGCCCAGTTACTGTTacttttgatatgttttctcttctttctgttggTTGAACAACCTTATCTCTCTAAAACATACCATCTCAAATACAGATAACGGACCCCAATGAAAACCAGCACAGTCTGTATTACAGACAGACTTGACAATACATGCTGTTAAACAGTGGCCATACGGCCAGAGCTTTATACTATGGAAGCAATTTCATATAATGCTTTTTGCATCAATATGATTCAATGCTTCAATTTTATTAATATACTGGAGGAAATTTGGTTTCCATGCAggcattaaaacacacactatattaaaaataaaaaggcagatCTAAAACTTGCTTGATTAACCAAACCTGGACAAGATATTTTAAACACCTACAACCTTTCAATTGCCTTCC
Proteins encoded in this window:
- the ppp1r16b gene encoding protein phosphatase 1 regulatory inhibitor subunit 16B, giving the protein MANHLELIQELQQLDKVPSLERLRAAQKRRTQQLKRWAVYEKEMQNKKRKADKKGRNASGLHQAESKKHVSFAASVALLEASARNDPDEVRYLLKNNVSPDLCNEDGLTALHQCCIDNYEEMVKILLDRGASVNAQDNELWTPLHAAATCGHAGLVKILIAHGADLLAVNSDGNMPYDLCEDDPTLDIIETAMANRGITQEMINETRASTERRMLGDIQEMLRQGEEVNQQDSQGATLLHITAANGYVQAAELLLEGGARMDLRDSDGWQPLHAAACWGQMHVAELLVSHGASLNAKTFLDETPIDLCEDEEFRAILLDLKHKHDIIMKSQLKHKTSLCRRTSSAGSRGKVVRRASLSDRHNLCRKEYETEAIVWRGGREEEDEKEKESDQENNQVINVKPVGVVDLADQPKLPTILKDGSSKQNGLISTTTSMPPQPPSNGNMPSSDKGGTVTTQPTQEEAWPKERAQTLSELKKQRAAAKLLNHPLFNGHLGNGSTDSFTDAKTNSEDPRMPLVSSNGSAVYYTPASGDPPLLKLKQPIEEEQPKARTCCCVS